The genomic DNA TAAGGTGGGATGGGCAATGCTGGATCGAAGAACTTAAAACTCGAACTAAAAATATGATAAAAGCAGTGAATTGTAAGGAAAGGTGTGCAGATGACAGTAGAACATACTACAGTCCAAAGCAGCCCCCAAAAAGGAGTGGGGGTCATAAAGAAAGTGAAGTCAAAGTTATGGAAATGGATTTTAAACCTGACATGACTCAAAAATCTCATGATGGAAAACTGGTCAAGACTTATTCATAGAGTGGTAAAAGGTAAGGACCTAAAAAtgtcaaaattcaacatttacataTGTGGTGGTTGCTAGCCTTGGTCCATTTTCATTGTGGAAACTGATGCTGATACAAGTAAAGACCCATAGAATCAGTGATGAAGAAAAGCAATTCCATGTTAGTCAACTGTATGTGTGCCCTTTTGAGAGGGCCAGCATAAGGAGGTGGTCACAACTCAGTCTGCACAGGGAAACTCATCTGGCATAGaaattctcagcttctttcagttTAATCTTCCGAATTTGCATTCCAATAGCTCTTGAGATAAACTTTCTTCCAAAAATACCATAGCATATAAGATCAACTCACTCTATCAAACCAGGAATCTCTCCAATATTCTATCTTCTCAGGATCAGAATTCAAGATACGTTGAAGTGcacgcgcacgcgcacacacacacacacacactcagtctctctctctctctctctctctctctctctctatttgaTTTACCTTCTGAAAGCCCTCTACTCTGGGTggagttgttttattttgtaagcTCATCCAACTGAGTAAACCACATTTAATCATCTCCCTGCTTTTAAAAACTAATTGCAATTGGGAAAATAATCAAATTCACTCTACCCAATCTGTTTCTTGCCAGAAACAATCTTTTTAACAAACCTTCCTACCCCCCCACCCAAGCTCCAGCACATGGATCTTTTTGTCCCAAGCTCAGACTGGAATGTCCTCTCTCCAGGTCTTTTGCTGGCCACCCCGTCTGAAGACGTCCTCCAACTCCAACCCTACTTGGAACTCTATCCTATGGCTCCATGTTATTTTTCCAAATACTTACCACCACTTGaaattctatttattcattttctaccttcctcccacccctgcccccagtaAATACTTCTACAAGGACAGAGACTTTTTCTTGTTCCCTACTACATCCTCAGTGTTAGAACTGCACATGGCACATGGCAGGGACTAAAATATTTGAGTAAGTTAACAAATGGGTGAATTAGTGCATGAATTAACTTCTTGATAACTTTGAAATGACTTTGGATTTTCAGTCAGTATCAACTTAAGAACATGAACACCTAGTACTTGTTAGCACCTGGTATACTTTCCAGTTTCCCTCAACCAGAAATGCAGGTGCCCCAAATCCAGGGGTTACCTACGCTCCAGCTTTTGACTGCCAGGATTACCAGCTTGAAAAATGCTTCACAATGAAGCTTTAGTAGGAAGATTTGCAGTTCAAGTGTTTCCAATGCTGATGTTCATTTACCCAACTATTTTACAGAGTACTAAAGCTTAATGTTTGCTCCCCTCTGAAGCCATTAAAAGTCTTCCAATTAAGGACATCTGGTCCAAATCCTCTACCTTACCACCTCAACTACAGAGAATGGGATTGAATGAGATATTTTAAAAGCACCTGGTCTGGAACACTGTAGATGCCATACTGGTGACTCTTAATTTGCTGATCAGGTTACCAACCCCCTAAAAGGTAAAGTAACTTGTCCACAGTCATCTAGAAAGCTGATGTACTGTCAGAGACAAGCAAAAATATATTCTGGCTGCAGATCTTGAAGTGATGTAAAAGCCTGGACTCAAAAGGGAAATGAGAGGCAAATCCAAATTTAGGGGAGAAACTGTTGACAGTGAAGCCTCAAATGTGGATAAGCAATCGTTATTACTTTCACACCCTTGGGattgaatatatataatttatataactaACCAATAACTCTGGCCCCTGGTGCACAGATGAGTTACTGGTCTAGTAAGAGCTCAAATTAAAAACCAGGATTCTCCAAGGATGTTCAGAGGGAGCCACTAGGCCAATCAAGCAAGCTTCCTGGCTTCCAATTTCACAGCCAGCTATACTCTCTTAGCCTTCCCTTAATGTCTTCTTCACAGGTCTCCTACCCCGTATCTTTCTTCTCTATACCTAGAAGAATCTGACCCCAGGACAATGATAGGGTTCCAAGACTGAAGGTGACCAGAATCAGTGTGGTCCAGCGCCTTAGGTCAATTCTAAGTACCCCTCATTATAAACCTCCACTACCTTCACTGACTTTTAAGTGAGACCCTCACTCCTACATCCAAAGTCCTTTGCTCAGCTGTGTGCTCCACTAGGCCATCTCAACTGCCCCAAAACGTCCTCACTTCTACGAGATGGCTAGCATATAATGAGCAGTGACGACAAATGAAGCCCTACATTTGCCAATGTTCTCATTCAATTCTTCCAACAATATTACCATGATTACAAGGCAAGGTCCTGGGCAGTTCAAAATGGCTGGTTCAGTTTCTTGACCTGCTGCATTCCAGCCATGTGCTCTTAATAAAAGTTACTTAACCTATAACATCAacttccccatttgtaaaataggTTTAGAAATACCTAATAATGCATGTGGGTCTcgatgaagattaaatgaaataaatatatgaaaagcacTTTTAACAGTGCTTACATGTTCAATATTTGTTAGCTATTATCCCCTGGTTTTATAGAGGAAAAACTGAGGCAGAGTCCCTGATATATACAGGATCATACAGCTAAGTGGTAGAACCAAGATTCAAACTCAGTAAACCTGACTTTAGAGAGGACACCCTTAGTCACTGTCAGAAATTCTCTCTATGCCCAGTTTTACAATCAAATAAATCCTGACTCCAGAAAGTGTGCTCTAACTACTGGCACTGCTCCATCCTCTCCTTTCTTACCTGCCACTTCCCTAGCAATGCTTATTAACTTTAACTGGTTTGTTGAGAAAGGTCCTGCCTCCCAGGCTATAAATTTAAGGTCAACCCAAGGGCTTAGCTACATGAACACTGTATTTCCAGATACAGGGGAATCTGTGTTTACAGATAcagtatttcaaataatttagAACTGGACTTGAAATCACTTTAAGAACTTTTAGTTTTCTGGACAACTCTATATTCTACCCTTCATGACCTTTTTAAAGGTGCCCATAGAATTTGGGTGAATATAAATTCTCCACCTGCTACCTATCTTAACTTCTCTATTACCCAAATTCCAACTACATAGCATACTAGTAAATCTAAGAAACTTATTTTCATTATGACTTCAGCCACCTCGTGTTGCTTTGGGTCAACTGACTTGACACTACAAAATGACTGGAGACCAACAGTCTGCATGGACTTCAGCATGATGAGAAGGTAGCCTACCCACAGAGGCTAACCACTCAGTGACAGTCCCATTACCTCCAGTACAAAGGCTGGGTCCCCAGGCCTACCCCAGAcagaatgtgaagtaaggtccaAACATCAGGAGAGAGCAGGCGACAAGGCTAGAATAGAAGCCTTTACATGGTCTTGTTTGAAGAATAAACCAGTACAACTTCTCCAATGAAAGCCAAGTTGTAGAGGTAATAGATGCAAAAGTGCAAAGATCTGAAAGACAATGGGAGCCCACATTCCCCACCCATTTTCCCAAAACACACATTAAATATCTGTCCTCCCATCCATTCAACCCAAATGTTTCCAAGTTCCAGGACCCTGTAAATCAGAAATCCACAAAAAGCAAAGTATGAGTAGTGGGCTATAAGATTAACAGAGGTagcataatttaaataaaagaggtgagagaatttaaaaataatctgcaagaaaaaggaaaatgataagaCGATTTAGCTTTGTAGCCCCTTCTGGCTTAAACAATGAGAAGCCTGAGAGCTAAAGCAGCAAGGGCATCAGGACCTGAAGATGATGGGCAGTTAGGGCGATCATCTAGGCCAGGTCTCACTGAAGAACTAGGCTGCAGTAAAGAACATCAATGCTGGCCCCAAGAGCACAGTAAGCTATTTTTCACAGAGACAAAGGGACCAGAACAGTGGCAGAACCCTCactggaaagaaaggaagacagaaagccaCATTAACAAAGAAGTATTACAAATACACAGGCCACAATCACAACCCTACAATCAACCAACCCACCATTTTCCAGAGTAATAACCAGAGCTAAGCTTATTAGCTTGGCCCTCAGACCATCCTACATTCACTGCAGAGAAATGACAAGAACCTATCAAACTACCCCCCCCCCCAGTCCTgcgaaaaaaagagcagcagcaaAGCACCTGAAGGCAAAGCAGTgagcagaaagaaaagcaaggaaaagaGCAATGGTCCCAATACCCAGAGATACATGTTTATATCCACAAGTAAGAGCTCATGGTTATGAAGACCATATGCTTTTGCCCTTTGGGCAGAGAAGAGAACATCTGGTGTAAACTACTTTGAACAGGCAAGTTCACAAGAAGCCAGCTGGAGGCATAAAGCCCACCTGAACTCCACCTGATTGACACACACCCTCCCCAAAATTGCCTTGCCCCAGCAGGCTCCCAAATTCAATCTCTAAAGCCCACTTTCCCAATGGAACATCAGTAGTTCTTCCCATCACGACACCCAAGTCTTCTACCATTCACTCATCAAGCCCAAGCCTAAGCCTCCATCTTGCCCCGGATTGGAATTGTCATATACTTTTTGCTCAGGTCCTCTCAACCCCCAGTCCCAGATTAGGAGCATAAAAACAATCTTTGATTCCTCAACCTTATTCCAACATCCCTACTTAGTTATGCTTGCACCTTACCCCTTTCCCAGAATCTGTATTTACACCTTCAAATATAAACCCAGCAAGAAAAAATATCTGGCAACCCTAACAAGTAGAGATAGGGAAAGTGATTCCCGGGTGACTATGATGGCAGAAGTTGGCAGGACACAGAAGGACACTCCATGATGTTCAACAGGCGAAATACCAGGTCTATGGCCAGAATCCCCCAGACCCGCTTCCAATCATTTCTGCCCTTCTCCAGCCACAGGGCAGTAGCAGACCACACATCACCACCCACACCACTGGCTCTTTTCCGGGTCCCAGCCCCAGCACTCACTCCAGCCCACTGCCTGAAGGATCCACCAGCTCATAAGCACCAAAGCAGCCCATTCCCTGCTTCTCACTTGAGAAGCCAAACCCCGGAACCATCCTGCTGGAGCGCAGGTTGTCTCTGAACTGGAAACAAGTCAGGGAAAATGGTCAAACATACGCagagaaaaatgggaaataaattcACTGCATTTTGTTGTGATTAATTCAATTCGAGGGCCAAGGAAATCCAAGCAACTTGGTCTGGACTCTCCCAGGCCTAAACATGGCAGACTAGCAGGATAACGACAAGCTAAATCCCTCTGGGCAGCAGGGAAATCATTCTAATTCCCACATGCAAACCCCTTTCCTCATCTGCCGTGGGTTCCCtggctgccttcccttcagctGTCATGTCTTCCTGGATGTCAAACTGGCTCCTCTGAAACTGAATGCAATCAAGACAATGACAACCAGGTTTCCAAACTGCAAATTGCCCCAAGTTTTATTTGTAGTccatacaaaagggaaaaaaaattaaggttttcTAACACCACCTACTTGGGGAGATGGGGAATTGGGACTGTGCTGCTCAGCATTAGCTAGAACATCAGGGGTCAGTAGGGATTTGGACATATACCAACCGACTGTCCCAACAGGAACTCAGTATCAACACAGTCTACAAAGGAACAAAGTCAGGGTCCCCTGGGCTGCTGGCACAGCTTGGTGCATAGGAAATGGTTAAGCTAACCATTTCCTGGTCTCCCTcacatctaaaaagaaaaaggcgCCGCCGACCTCAGCTGTAGGTTGCTTCCCCATCCAGATGACCTTAAATATCGCGCACAAAAATAAAAGggagccaggaaaaaaaaaacataaaagaaactcCCATCCTGGGGAGAtgggaggcaggggagaggggaaaACGCAGATCTAGAGCCAGTAGCAAGATTTGCTGCTGAGGCGAAGGAACAAAGTAGGTTACAGCCGAACACTCATAAGGATCATTTCCTGGGGAAGGCCCACATGGTTAGAGGGAATGAAAAACCGCCAACAGGAGAGGTGTGGGGCCAGTGGTTACAACCAGGGTCTGCACCCTACcccacctctcctctcccctccctgtggTGCCCCATCCCAGGATGGCCCTACATGCGGCGCTGGTAGCCAGAGTGCATCTGAGCTGCCCGCAGGTAATCATTATAGGAGCCCGAATAGCGTGCGTAATCAGAATGGGCATCGGGCAGGCGACGGTAATCCAGCGAGGACTTTGTCGGCGAGCGGCGGAACGAAAGCTGCGACTCTGATAAACGGCGGTAATCAGAGAGCTCGGCTAAACGCCGGTCGGAACCATACCTAGTCGAGAGAAGAAGACAGTTGGTGAATGAGACAATTGAGGGGAGGGCTCCAGGTGGGCATGGGGGAGATGCCAATGGGATAGGGAGGGTGTGATCAGATTGGTCTCCAACAAACAAGACTTTGTCAGAAGGCTCATCACCCTATCCAGGGCAAGAAATCAAGCCTGGTTCAACTCAGTGGGAAACCAAGCACACCACTGAAGCCCTCCCTCCTGATGTGGACAAGGTGGAATTTGATCTACATTCCCAAACCACAAACAAACTATCCCCATCCCTGGGCCCTGCACAAAAAGACCTTGGTTTTTATCAACAGAACGGCGGATGAAAGCAAGGTCCCCAACTTCCCCCAGAGTGGACGCACCTCATACACCTTGCCTTCAGTCAGTGAATGCCAAAGGGACTACTCTTTCAAACCCACCCCCACCAAAGCCAGGACAACCACGTAACAGGCTTAAGGATACTTGAGACGGTGGGAAAGGCTATGGGGAGACAATCTTGCAGGCAGTGGCTCCAATGGCAGTTGGGCTTGCCTACACAGGTAACACTTTTCCCAGACTGACTAGTTGGTACCACCCCAGGCTGAGCACTATGCTCCACCTGAACCCTGGTGGCCTGAGAAGTTCAGATATCACCCCCCTCGGCCTCTGGACATCCCACAGGAGTAGAGAAGACCAAGGGAGGGGCCAATTGCTCCAGTTTCCCTCCCAAGCCAACCTCAGCCCCTTGCCCTAAGCCCCAGCTGGGGGCAGAGGCGGGGGGGCATACAGTACCTTTTCGACATGGCGACAGCCTTTTTGTAGGGATCGTCGTAGCTGGCCCGGGGTGGGGAGAGGCGGGTACGCTCATAGGGCGGCGGGGTGCTGTTGGCGTTGGCAACGGCCCCCTGGGACATGGACAGGTAGGCTGCAGACGGCTGACCTGCCCCATCGTAGGCATTGCCCGGCTGGCCACGATAGGAGGCAGCAGCCTGGGGATGCTGCTGGGCAGCATAGGAAGCAGCCAATGAGGCTGACTGAGTGCGGTAAGGAGCTGCCAGGGTAGCAGAAGGCTGGGCCCCATAGGCAGCTGCGGCACCATAGGagccagtggctgcagcagctgACTGAGCCCCATAGGAGCCTGACAGGCCCATTGATGCTTGAGCCCCATAACTGTTCAGTTGGGTCTGAACAACCGGCTGGGCACCATAGGAGCCAGCCATTGGGGTAGCAGCTTGTGCAGCATAGGCAGCTGGCTGGTTGGCATAGGCAGCAGCTGTAGCTGGCTGTGCCACGTAGGTAGCAGGCTGGGAAGAGTAGGAAGCAGCCTGCTGTGCGGCATATGGGGCAGACTGGGGATTGTATGAAGCCGAGGGCTGGGCATTGTAAGAAGCTGCCTGGGCCCCATACGCTAGTGAGGAGGCCGCAGACTGGGCCCCATAGGAGGCTGCCTGGGCCCCGTAGGAGCCTAGGGAGGAAGCTGCTCCCTGGGTGCTGTAGGAGGCAGCTGCACGAACTCCATAAGAAGAGGCAGCCTGTGCGCCATAAGAAGATGGCTGGTTACCGTAGGAGGCAAGggaggagccctgagccccataggaGTTGAGCGAGGAAGCCGCAGCTGGCTGACCTCCATAGGAGAGGGCAGAGGCTGAAGGCTGGGCTCCACCATATGGGCCAAGCGAGGAAGCTGCAGCAGACTGGGAGCTAGGGCTAGCTAGCTGGCCCCTGTATGGGGCCCCAAGGGAGACAGAGGGCTGAGCGCGGTAAGAGGCTGCCTGGGCTGTCATGGGCTGAGTCCGATAGCCAACACCCAAAGAGGCAGAAGGCTGTGCCCTGTAGGCAGCTCCCAAAGACACTGAGGGCTGGGCCCTGTAGGTGGCTGGCTGGGCCGTCAGAGGAGCCACATAAGAGGCTCGGGGAGGTGAACGGCGCAGGGGGCTGCGGTCGCGACCAAAGAAGGGTGGTGTGGGCTGACGGGCTTGCCCATCAAAGCCACCAGTGCTGTTGCCAAAAGCCTGCTGGTAGTCGAAGGTGGCAGAGAAGCCACCAGTTCCAGGGAATGCCGTATCCCCAGCCCCTGGTTTCTTGGTCTTGTCCCCAGACTGGATAGCCAGGCCAGGCCCCTTCTTCTGACCCTTGGTTGAGAGTTCCACGTTGATGCGCTTGCCCTTCACTTCTTTGCCGTTGAGCTGCGCGATGGCGGCTTTGGCATCTGCTTCCTTCTCCATGTGAACAAACGCGTAGTCTGATAAAGCAGCAGACAGAGGGTTAGCAATTAGGGGGGCAGGGCATGCTACCCGATGGGTCCCAAATTGGACACACAACAGCACCCAGCTGTTGTCAACTTCCTCCAGGCCTCCAAACCCTCCTCTCCAGGAGTATGTCATAAAATGTGGCTCCCATATAACAAAGCTTCTGACTATCCCAAGCAGTCACCTTTGCCTATGGCCTTCTCCCTATTCTTCCCTTTCCCCGTCACCTCACCCAACTTCCTGGTGAGAGAAGAAAGAGCTAAGATGAACTGCAACACAGAACAGAAATCTTCACAGCTCCTGTAAGCATAAACCAGCAGACAAAATGCAGAAAGGGTTCCTGGATCAATTATTCAGTGTTCTCTAACCCAAGGTCACCAAACACTACTGCTCACCTTTGAGGCTTAACTCTAAAAACACTGGAAATGACCACTTATGTCTTGGCATGACCCATGTCTCAGCCCAGGCTCCAATTAAGGCAAAAGGACTAGCCTGCAAGGCAAAGTTCACAAAATTCCTCCAATATGACCTTCCCTTTCTCATCATACCACTTTTTTCCAAGTTTTCAAAGCACTTCCACGCACTGCATCTCTTTTGAGcctcacaacaatcctgtgagATAGGCAGAACAGAGgatcattatcctcattttacaagaGGCAAACATACTCAGAGAATTTATACAGCTTGCCCCAAATCAAGACGTGTTAGAGCCAGGAACAGAATACCAGCTCTTCCACACCTCATCACTACACCAGTCTATTCCTGAAAATTCAACGTAGAAGGCAAGATTGCCATATGACTAGAAATTTAAGCTTAGAAAGGGAGATGCTAGACCCCATGTATGCCAATGAGATGATGGAATGGAAACTGAGCCTCCTGACTGAGTTCAGGCCCaagctcccctcccccaggctaCATTACATCTTCCACTGGTTCTCTTTCAAAAGAGGTATGCCTTACCCACTTGCACTTCTTTCACAGAACAGGCCATTTCTCAAGACAGATTTGGTTTCTCAGCTTCAAGGTGAGAAGTTGCAATTCCTGCAGCTAGAAAGCTCTGCTAAGTAGTTTACCCGAGGTCCTCACTCAGGACCTAAATGAGCGGTGGTGGGATAGGCTCTAAATAGAATGTTGACCTCTAAGTCCTACTCATTTACCACACAGAATGAGACAATtttaggagggggaggggtgggaaggagaaATTCTTGTTCATGCCCAAACTTACATGTAAACCACAATGGTGTAAGCAAGATCTGAAAAACAGTAAGCTCAGGATTGTGGGAAATAAGGCCATGCATTTAACCCCATCTGGACCTGTGGCTTCTTTAAGATACAGTCTAAGTACAAGGACCCCATTTCACTTCTATCAGTTTAGGAAATGAACTATCTGGATGAAATTACTAAGGTTCCCTTCTTTAAGATAAATCCTTTTAAATAGCCTCTAAACAAGTGTTTTAATTTCTGGAAACTTTCACACTGAGATGCCCTCTCTAGCTGCTCCTATAGAGCAAATCATTTTCCTGGATGTGAGGCAATGCCACCAACCCAACTCTCATATAAATGAGAATGAAATATAATCACCAGGCAGAAGTCAGAAATAAGATATAGCACAAAGAATGCTGGGGTAAGAGCTAAAAAACCTGAACTATATAGATCCAGCTATCACTGACCTCTAATAAAACACAAGAGATACAACACTATTTGTACATGCAAATTTGGAGCCTGCCAGAGAtgacaaaataacaaaatgaacTGTTAACAACTCTCAGTCCTCACACCTCATGGCCAGAACCTGATTACTTATCTACCAATTATGAGAAGCAAAAGTGTTTGTTTGGCCTGGCCACAGGGCACTGTAACTGTCCTGTGATCTCTCACCTCCCCTTTGAGTGGAGTGGTAAATCGCTGGGAGGGGGAGATCTCTTTAAAACCAGAGGCTGAGCTGATCCCCCTGGGAATGGCAAAACCCCATGGAAATTCAATGAAATGGCAAACAGAAAGCAAGCTTGTAGGAAGATTAAGAGGAAGGGGGGAAATAGTTCACATTATATTCCTGGGTAACCTGACTAAAGCTAGGGAAAAACACctagttaggaaaaaaaaaacaaaaaaaaccttcaaTGGGTTTATAAGAGCAACAAGACGTCCCATTGTCTTCATCCTAATATTTAGCTGGGTTTTATTgagacaaaggtatgaaatttttaaattgagatttCACATGTACAATTCAAATGATGGCCCAGATGAGCTacataactgatttttaaaagagcAGCAGCAGCCATCAGATACAATTATGACCTATTTATATCATGCAGTTCCTAAACCTGGTATTGGAGGCAAGTGTGAATTATATAGGAGGGAAGCTGACCCAATAGATTCAGGGCTAACTAACCACATCACAGTGAACAGCCAAACCCAGACCTAGCCCTGTAAAAGATGCCCAGGAACATATCTCTcagaacaataaagaaaaaccagaGATCTAGAAATCTTCAGGGACCCACCTGCCCTGGAGAGATAATCCAAGAAACAGTGACCTCTGAAGAAAATCCGCGATAGTTAAAGGGAACAGCAAGCAATGTTTTATAGAAATctctgaatggtttggtagcctCCCAATTCCTTCAGTACCAAAGAGAACCCAGAAAATGGGTTTTCCTATCCAGAGAAAAGTAAAAACCTCTAACTTGAAAATACAGAGCTGTGTATAGCAGGAGAAAAGAATGGCCACCCACAACAAAgcaaattttttttcctcttttgcctTTCAGACCTCCCCTTAAGTTTAAATGGTTCCTAAGGCTGTCAGCAACTCTCGTACTTCTTTGAACATCCAATAGAATGTAGCTGTGGACAGTGGTTACAATCCACTGTTGCTATAGATAATTTTGCTCTACAAATCAAATCATATCTAAGCCTGGGGTAACCAAGcaactatgttaaaaaaaaaaaaaaaacagaacagaacagaatgCAATGGCAAACTTTTTTATTTCcccaagaaataaaacagaactgGTTGTCCTGTGCAGTGCCAAGCTTCTGTACTTTTCAAAAACCTGACAGCCAACAGGAGGCTGAAGCCTCAGCCTCAATCCAATGCCCATTCCCAGCCCAAGAAATGAGTAAGCTATTCATAGAACCAAAGCcaatctcttctactacattccCAACTTTAAGAACCTCACTTTCCTTCAACCCGAGATAGAAAGGCATTAGTTAGGACCTGATGAAAGGACCTGATGCTCGAATCTTTCCCACAATCCCTTACATCAAAGTATATCAGAAGCTCTTTTACATAACAGCATAACTACAAGTAACAGCTGACCATCACTCTCTAGGGAAGTCAATGTATTTCTGCTAATCAGTTgtatacaaaaaggaaaaaatgcacAAAACTTTGTCCTCAAGAAGAGCCAGCCAGGCATTCTAAAAACCACATGTAGTTATACACTTCACCCCGCCTCCCACTGTCCCTTGGTGTTGGTCCTGAGCAACTTCAGGCAAATTTTCAGCGTTCTCAGCCACCCTCAAAGTAAGCTTCTTGACCAATGAGTTCCAGAGACTGAACCTCAGATGCTAGCTTCTAGATTTTCAATCTACTAGCCAGCCTAAGAGCTACAAAAGAAACAGGGTTAAGTCAATTAAACACAGAACTCTGAGTCATATACCCCCACCCATTTCCTGGCCAGGTGCATTATCCGAGGCCCTTTCCACTTTTActctaaacaaaagcaaaaatccatGCACCACACAGCCCGCCTCAGAGCACCCAGCAGGAAAGTTCGAACAGTTGTGGACTTGCATAACCTGAGTTGAGGAAAATAGGATGTAGTATCAATGCAGAACAAGGAATTGCTCCTTGCAGTGGAGAATACAACCCTTTACACTTCCCCCAGCTGTAGAAAGGACAAAGAATGGCCCAAAAGATGTGCCTTTCCAGAATACCAAGTAAAGTATCTTGGTGGAAACAAATCAACACCTGAACCCACATTTATTTCCCATCCTCAAAACTTCTCACATAGGATATGAGCAGGTATGAATCCAACACCAGGACCAGGGCATCAGATACTCCCAAGGTTGCATTCTTGAAAATGGCAAAGTTAACCCAAGTGGAACAGAGAAAACCACATACACAAGTACTATCCCACCAAATCTTGccaacataaaagaaaaacaatttaggGGACAACACAGATTATGAAAAAAACTCAATGGGATCCCAATAAAGAAGTCGGGCCTAAATTACGGTGGTATTATGTTTTTCTCCAAGAAAAGGCAAACTAGGGGTCTGCCCTGAGGATTAGACTACTCAAGCAAAGACAAGCTACTAAGTAAATCTGTTTAGCCAATGTTTAGCGAAGACCTCTCACACGCCCCTCCCCACGTCCCCCTCAGCCGC from Manis pentadactyla isolate mManPen7 chromosome 9, mManPen7.hap1, whole genome shotgun sequence includes the following:
- the RBM14 gene encoding RNA-binding protein 14 isoform X1, with the translated sequence MKIFVGNVDGADTTPEELAALFAPYGTVMSCAVMKQFAFVHMRENAGALRAIEALHGHELRPGRALVVEMSRPRPLNTWKIFVGNVSAACTSQELRSLFERRGRVIECDVVKDYAFVHMEKEADAKAAIAQLNGKEVKGKRINVELSTKGQKKGPGLAIQSGDKTKKPGAGDTAFPGTGGFSATFDYQQAFGNSTGGFDGQARQPTPPFFGRDRSPLRRSPPRASYVAPLTAQPATYRAQPSVSLGAAYRAQPSASLGVGYRTQPMTAQAASYRAQPSVSLGAPYRGQLASPSSQSAAASSLGPYGGAQPSASALSYGGQPAAASSLNSYGAQGSSLASYGNQPSSYGAQAASSYGVRAAASYSTQGAASSLGSYGAQAASYGAQSAASSLAYGAQAASYNAQPSASYNPQSAPYAAQQAASYSSQPATYVAQPATAAAYANQPAAYAAQAATPMAGSYGAQPVVQTQLNSYGAQASMGLSGSYGAQSAAAATGSYGAAAAYGAQPSATLAAPYRTQSASLAASYAAQQHPQAAASYRGQPGNAYDGAGQPSAAYLSMSQGAVANANSTPPPYERTRLSPPRASYDDPYKKAVAMSKRYGSDRRLAELSDYRRLSESQLSFRRSPTKSSLDYRRLPDAHSDYARYSGSYNDYLRAAQMHSGYQRRM